From one Treponema denticola genomic stretch:
- a CDS encoding ABC transporter ATP-binding protein, which translates to MKVSLKDIGKKYEGRENFTIRHINLEIDDKEFCVILGPSGCGKSTLLRMIAGLNSITEGELIFGEKIVNKVAPKDRDIAMVFQSYALYPHMTVYDNMAFSLKMKKERKEVIHERVLEAAKILQISDNLYAKPSDISGGQRQRVALGRAMVRRPGVFLMDEPLSNLDAKLREHMRVELVRLHKQLGTTSIYVTHDQTEAMTMATKIVLLNKGKIQQVGKPEEFYNKPANIFTAEFIGSPTMNIFEGKIEHGRFITASGVIEVFPKEADAKVLAAYEGKKVYLGIRSERFIAGENEKNSFHAKIDVIEVLGKEQLLYTKLDDGTDCIMSEPGYFKYAVDEIHNFTFDLDALHFFDGETTERIN; encoded by the coding sequence ATGAAAGTTAGTTTAAAGGATATTGGCAAAAAATATGAAGGAAGAGAAAATTTTACGATTAGACATATCAATTTGGAAATTGATGATAAAGAATTCTGTGTGATTTTAGGTCCTTCAGGCTGCGGAAAATCTACATTATTGAGAATGATAGCGGGGCTGAATTCGATAACGGAGGGTGAACTTATTTTCGGAGAAAAGATTGTAAATAAAGTTGCTCCGAAAGATAGGGATATTGCAATGGTTTTTCAGTCTTATGCCTTGTATCCGCACATGACGGTGTATGATAATATGGCTTTTTCATTAAAAATGAAAAAAGAAAGAAAAGAAGTTATCCATGAGCGGGTTTTAGAGGCAGCAAAGATTTTACAAATAAGCGACAATCTTTATGCAAAGCCATCGGATATTTCGGGCGGACAAAGGCAGCGGGTAGCTTTAGGACGCGCTATGGTAAGACGTCCGGGCGTTTTTTTAATGGATGAACCGCTTTCAAATCTTGACGCAAAGCTGCGCGAACACATGCGAGTTGAATTGGTTCGGCTGCATAAACAACTTGGCACTACCTCAATTTATGTAACGCATGACCAAACGGAAGCAATGACAATGGCTACAAAAATAGTGTTATTAAATAAAGGAAAGATTCAGCAAGTGGGCAAACCCGAAGAATTTTACAATAAGCCTGCCAATATTTTTACCGCCGAATTTATCGGCTCTCCCACAATGAATATTTTTGAAGGCAAAATTGAACATGGGCGTTTTATAACCGCTTCGGGTGTTATCGAAGTATTCCCGAAAGAAGCTGACGCAAAAGTTCTTGCTGCTTATGAGGGCAAAAAAGTATACCTTGGTATACGCTCCGAACGATTTATTGCAGGAGAAAATGAAAAGAATTCCTTCCATGCAAAAATAGATGTAATTGAAGTACTCGGAAAAGAACAGCTTTTATATACAAAGTTGGACGACGGTACCGACTGTATTATGAGCGAACCAGGATATTTTAAATATGCTGTGGATGAAATTCATAACTTTACATTTGATTTAGATGCTTTGCATTTTTTTGACGGAGAAACTACCGAAAGGATAAATTAA
- the trxA gene encoding thioredoxin has protein sequence MIMAVLDITNANFDETLKTAKPVLIDFWAPWUPGCVQLSPELQAAEAELGDKAVIAQSNVDNARELAVKFKFMSIPTLIVLKDGKEVDRHTGYMDKKSLVNFVSKHI, from the coding sequence ATGATTATGGCAGTATTGGATATTACAAATGCTAATTTTGATGAAACCTTAAAGACCGCCAAGCCCGTTTTAATTGATTTTTGGGCACCGTGGTGACCGGGGTGCGTACAGCTCAGTCCTGAGCTGCAGGCTGCCGAGGCGGAACTCGGCGACAAGGCTGTGATTGCACAGTCTAATGTGGATAATGCACGAGAATTGGCAGTAAAATTTAAGTTTATGTCAATTCCTACCCTCATCGTTTTAAAAGACGGAAAAGAGGTGGATAGACACACAGGTTATATGGATAAAAAGAGCCTTGTAAACTTTGTTTCAAAGCATATCTAA
- the grdD gene encoding glycine/sarcosine/betaine reductase complex component C subunit alpha, which produces MADKKQIADLFLGLAEGLEGGSFAGRFPVGLTIPGSEHGEAELVYAAELAAKRNPDLDVILIGGPEAKGLKHFPAATLEDAHKEMERLFKEGTIKACVTMHYNFPLGVSTVGKVVTPGKGREMILATTTGTTDANRYKAMLLNAIGGVAVAKASGIAEPTVGLLNIDGIAVIEKALNKMKERGYKVNYTESNRADGGVRMRGNDLLQGTPDVMVCDTLTGNLLIKLFSSFVTGGSYEGSGFGYGPCIGSGYDDVVGIISRASGAPAIANALKFVADCAKNNVHGIYAEELKAAKKAGLDELLEDMPGAKPVAAAAVEEVKAPPKKTVDAGIPGIDVIEIEDACKALWKEGIYAETGMGCTGPVIMVSEEDLAKARDVLHKADYI; this is translated from the coding sequence ATGGCAGATAAAAAACAAATTGCTGATTTATTTTTAGGACTTGCCGAAGGGCTTGAGGGCGGCTCCTTTGCCGGCCGATTCCCCGTCGGTTTAACCATTCCGGGAAGCGAGCACGGCGAAGCGGAACTTGTTTATGCCGCAGAGCTTGCCGCAAAAAGAAATCCCGATCTGGATGTAATCCTCATCGGAGGACCGGAAGCAAAAGGCTTAAAACATTTCCCCGCAGCAACTCTCGAAGATGCTCATAAAGAAATGGAACGCCTTTTTAAAGAAGGAACAATTAAGGCTTGTGTAACCATGCACTATAACTTCCCCTTGGGCGTAAGCACCGTAGGAAAGGTTGTAACCCCCGGAAAGGGCCGCGAGATGATTCTTGCCACCACCACGGGAACAACCGATGCAAACCGCTACAAGGCCATGCTTTTAAATGCTATCGGCGGTGTTGCTGTTGCCAAGGCTTCAGGAATAGCCGAGCCCACTGTAGGTCTTTTAAACATTGACGGTATCGCCGTTATTGAAAAGGCTCTAAATAAAATGAAGGAAAGGGGCTACAAGGTAAACTACACCGAATCGAACCGCGCAGACGGAGGTGTCCGCATGAGAGGAAACGATCTCTTGCAGGGAACTCCCGATGTAATGGTTTGCGATACCCTTACAGGAAACTTGCTGATTAAGCTCTTTTCTTCCTTTGTAACGGGCGGGAGCTATGAAGGCTCAGGATTCGGTTACGGACCCTGTATTGGTTCGGGCTATGATGATGTTGTCGGAATTATTTCGAGGGCATCGGGAGCTCCTGCCATAGCCAATGCCTTAAAATTCGTTGCCGACTGTGCAAAAAACAATGTTCACGGTATCTATGCAGAAGAACTTAAGGCCGCTAAAAAGGCGGGCTTGGATGAGCTTTTAGAAGATATGCCCGGAGCAAAGCCCGTTGCAGCCGCCGCTGTCGAAGAGGTAAAGGCTCCGCCTAAGAAAACCGTTGATGCCGGTATTCCCGGAATCGATGTTATCGAAATCGAAGATGCTTGCAAGGCTCTTTGGAAGGAAGGCATCTATGCCGAAACGGGAATGGGTTGTACCGGCCCCGTAATCATGGTAAGCGAAGAAGACTTAGCCAAGGCAAGGGATGTACTCCACAAGGCCGACTATATTTAA
- the grdC gene encoding glycine/sarcosine/betaine reductase complex component C subunit beta: MAKVAIKGASYILVHAPDLLFHNGSTQTGTRLANPEDEYLKAIPSHLRSFEEAVNYPPNQVYIGNMTPEDLEKLPEPWYKDAKKAERKGKFGEIMTQAEFYILMKHADVFELVYFSKEFTAQAAKLIENHPMMKTQDIKLGEGHDMAEIQKMVDAHTAEGLYEQGKLIGCVKQAHDTDENLSAHTMLENLATKASGILSAWHMGKLEGIDMKDVEYIIECSEEAAGDINQRGGGNIAKAVGEKSGCVNATGSDVRGFCAAPVHAIIHGAALVAAGIFKNVMVVSGGSVPKLGMNGKDHVKKDLPLFEDMIGGFAVMLSADDGVNPVINTEVVGKHVISSGSAPQAVMSVLVYDPLNAAGLKMTDIEKYSAELQNHEITAPAGAGNVPEANVKMIAALSVMKGQLEKTQIAEFVKKHGVVGFAPTQGHIPSGVPFIGHARRDMMAGKLKNTMIIGKGSLFLGRLTNLFDGLSFLIEANDGKGSASAGQDTAGIKKIVAEAMRNVAENILKSQN, encoded by the coding sequence ATGGCAAAAGTCGCTATAAAAGGAGCAAGCTACATCTTAGTTCATGCTCCCGATCTTCTTTTTCACAACGGTTCAACTCAAACAGGCACAAGGCTTGCAAACCCTGAGGATGAATATTTAAAGGCAATACCCTCTCACTTACGCAGCTTTGAAGAGGCAGTAAACTATCCGCCTAACCAAGTTTATATCGGAAATATGACTCCCGAAGACTTGGAAAAACTTCCCGAACCTTGGTACAAGGATGCAAAAAAGGCCGAAAGAAAGGGTAAATTCGGCGAAATTATGACTCAGGCCGAGTTCTATATTTTGATGAAACATGCCGACGTTTTTGAGCTCGTTTATTTCTCAAAAGAATTCACGGCCCAAGCTGCAAAACTCATCGAAAATCACCCGATGATGAAAACTCAAGACATTAAGCTCGGTGAAGGCCATGACATGGCAGAAATCCAAAAAATGGTAGATGCCCACACAGCAGAAGGTCTTTACGAACAGGGAAAACTCATCGGTTGTGTAAAGCAGGCTCACGATACGGACGAAAACTTAAGTGCCCACACCATGCTTGAAAACCTCGCCACAAAGGCTTCTGGTATTCTTTCCGCATGGCACATGGGAAAGCTCGAAGGCATCGATATGAAGGATGTCGAATACATCATCGAATGTTCTGAAGAAGCCGCTGGCGATATTAACCAGAGAGGCGGCGGAAACATTGCAAAGGCAGTCGGAGAAAAATCGGGCTGTGTAAATGCAACCGGCTCAGATGTTCGAGGCTTCTGTGCAGCTCCCGTTCATGCAATTATCCACGGAGCGGCCCTTGTAGCAGCCGGTATCTTTAAAAATGTAATGGTCGTTTCGGGAGGTTCTGTACCCAAGCTCGGTATGAACGGAAAAGACCATGTAAAAAAAGACCTTCCCCTCTTTGAAGATATGATCGGAGGCTTTGCCGTTATGCTCAGTGCAGACGACGGAGTCAACCCCGTTATCAACACCGAAGTTGTAGGAAAGCACGTAATTTCTTCCGGTTCCGCCCCTCAGGCTGTTATGAGCGTATTGGTTTACGATCCTCTTAATGCCGCCGGTTTAAAGATGACCGACATCGAAAAATACTCGGCAGAGCTTCAAAACCACGAAATCACCGCTCCCGCAGGTGCAGGTAACGTACCCGAAGCAAACGTAAAGATGATTGCCGCTTTAAGCGTTATGAAAGGCCAGCTTGAAAAAACTCAAATTGCCGAATTCGTAAAAAAACACGGAGTTGTCGGCTTTGCTCCCACTCAGGGACATATCCCTTCGGGCGTTCCCTTTATCGGACATGCACGCCGCGATATGATGGCAGGAAAACTCAAAAATACAATGATAATCGGAAAGGGAAGTTTATTCCTCGGCCGTCTTACAAACCTCTTCGACGGCTTAAGCTTCTTAATTGAAGCCAATGACGGAAAAGGCTCCGCATCTGCCGGTCAGGACACAGCCGGAATAAAGAAGATTGTTGCCGAAGCAATGAGAAATGTAGCTGAAAATATTCTCAAATCCCAAAACTAA
- a CDS encoding ABC transporter ATP-binding protein, producing the protein MINPELKVKNLYKTYSVNSKKIEVTKNISFTAEQGSLIWIYGNSGAGKSTFLNLITGIDYPDAGEIEWGDKNINKMSNGERAEFRLENCGLIFQFFELIKSQTIFDNASIPLKIQKKSKKEIRETLTPLFEYFDLKDLIYKKPNELSGGEKQRVSIVRALSCNPKYILADEITSSLDSDRSNQVYKYLRKYLKEKNGVGIFVSHDPIIKNYADKIYKMVSGSLNEAAGE; encoded by the coding sequence ATGATAAATCCTGAACTTAAAGTTAAAAACTTATATAAAACTTACAGCGTTAATAGTAAAAAAATTGAAGTTACAAAAAATATTTCATTTACTGCCGAACAGGGAAGTCTGATTTGGATTTACGGCAATTCCGGAGCGGGAAAATCCACATTTTTAAATCTTATAACAGGAATAGATTATCCCGACGCAGGAGAAATAGAATGGGGAGATAAGAACATAAATAAAATGAGTAACGGTGAAAGAGCTGAATTCAGGCTTGAAAACTGCGGCCTTATTTTCCAATTTTTTGAATTAATAAAATCTCAAACTATTTTTGATAATGCTTCCATACCTTTAAAAATTCAAAAAAAATCTAAAAAAGAAATACGAGAAACGCTTACGCCTTTGTTTGAATATTTTGATTTAAAAGATTTGATTTATAAAAAACCTAATGAACTTTCAGGCGGAGAAAAACAAAGAGTTTCAATCGTTAGAGCTCTTTCTTGTAATCCTAAATACATTCTTGCAGATGAAATAACTTCCTCACTTGATTCGGACCGCTCAAATCAAGTTTATAAATATTTGCGCAAATACTTAAAAGAAAAAAACGGAGTAGGAATTTTTGTTTCGCATGATCCTATTATAAAAAATTATGCGGATAAAATTTATAAAATGGTCAGTGGTTCATTGAATGAAGCGGCCGGGGAATAA
- a CDS encoding ABC transporter permease, protein MFLLKSAWDNIKFHKKRSILSILLITIASAAILLYRGFVEYSEQGMAIGFIQESGHLQVALKDFWNNKNTADMILTAHDMNKLKDLFDKIPEIVSSDAVLNFQGIIRTQNSSSIFCGAGYDEPHSLGSTEGCPVFEGDNSLVLDKALFNSLGLDLKNNNYVNIMTAMGEKKIAAGSFEVSGTIDIGTPQNAAGFLIASRKDILDFFGMEDAASYIRLYLKNNKDIEKIENKLNSVFEENNLNFEVKNWKTLNPSWQQVSNLFNAQFIVISGILYVLIFTALTQSLSASFMERIGEFGTMEAIGLKKSLLISILILEVCILSFAGIIGGVLLSQAGNIITQMFDIKMNPPGSTSYYLLNFFITAKAVIKTQFFIFFTALISVIYPIYTIKKYSSIKLINYNIS, encoded by the coding sequence ATGTTTTTATTAAAAAGTGCATGGGATAATATTAAATTTCACAAAAAAAGAAGTATTCTTTCCATATTGTTAATTACAATTGCATCTGCCGCGATCTTATTGTATAGAGGATTTGTAGAATATTCGGAACAAGGAATGGCCATAGGTTTTATACAAGAATCAGGCCATCTTCAAGTTGCGCTTAAAGATTTTTGGAATAACAAAAATACGGCAGATATGATACTTACAGCACACGATATGAATAAACTTAAAGATCTTTTTGATAAAATACCAGAAATAGTAAGCTCCGATGCGGTACTTAATTTTCAAGGGATAATACGAACGCAAAATTCTTCTTCAATATTTTGCGGGGCAGGGTACGATGAACCTCACTCTCTGGGATCAACCGAAGGATGTCCTGTTTTTGAGGGAGATAACAGCCTTGTTCTCGATAAAGCTTTATTTAATTCCCTCGGTTTAGATTTGAAAAATAATAATTATGTAAATATAATGACGGCAATGGGAGAAAAGAAAATTGCGGCCGGTTCTTTTGAGGTTTCAGGAACTATAGATATCGGCACGCCTCAAAATGCTGCCGGCTTTTTAATTGCTTCCCGAAAAGATATTCTTGATTTTTTTGGAATGGAAGATGCCGCATCATATATAAGATTATATTTAAAAAATAATAAGGATATCGAAAAAATCGAAAATAAATTAAATTCTGTTTTTGAAGAAAATAATTTAAATTTTGAAGTTAAAAACTGGAAAACTCTTAATCCCTCGTGGCAGCAGGTAAGCAATTTATTTAATGCACAATTCATTGTAATAAGCGGCATCTTGTATGTTTTAATATTTACAGCACTGACCCAAAGTCTTTCAGCAAGCTTTATGGAAAGAATCGGCGAATTCGGTACAATGGAAGCTATAGGCTTAAAAAAATCTCTGCTTATTTCGATTTTAATTTTGGAAGTGTGTATTTTATCTTTTGCAGGCATTATCGGAGGTGTTTTATTATCACAAGCAGGAAATATTATTACGCAAATGTTTGATATAAAGATGAATCCTCCGGGCTCAACTTCTTATTACTTATTAAATTTTTTTATTACAGCTAAGGCGGTAATCAAAACCCAATTTTTTATATTTTTTACGGCTCTTATTTCGGTTATATATCCGATTTATACTATTAAAAAATATAGCAGTATAAAACTTATAAATTATAATATAAGTTAA
- the thyX gene encoding FAD-dependent thymidylate synthase, translating into MAHCIAPEAEKILDKEFKVLDKGFIRLVDYMGTDARIVQSARVSYGEGTKTVREDAGLIDYLLRNKHTSPFEQVVFTFHVKLPIFVARQWIRHRTARLNEISGRYSILKAEFYVPAGKDIALQSSDNKQGRMNEAVPQDLQNEVINSLQKQQEEIYEGYSKLLDKNIARELARINLPLSTYTEWYWQIDLHNLFHFLRLRMDAHAQKEIRDYAEVMFEICKTVTPLACASFERHEKNGVNFSTEELEAIRNLIAGKDSGLEGKELERLNEKLKSGRQI; encoded by the coding sequence ATGGCACATTGTATAGCTCCGGAAGCGGAAAAAATTTTGGATAAGGAATTTAAGGTTCTTGATAAGGGCTTTATCAGATTGGTAGACTACATGGGAACTGATGCCCGCATAGTGCAGTCAGCCCGTGTTTCTTATGGGGAAGGCACTAAAACTGTCCGTGAAGATGCCGGCTTAATAGATTATCTTTTGCGGAACAAGCACACATCTCCTTTTGAGCAAGTGGTTTTTACCTTTCATGTAAAGCTGCCCATTTTTGTAGCCCGGCAGTGGATCAGGCATAGGACTGCCCGCTTAAACGAAATTTCGGGACGGTATTCCATATTAAAGGCCGAGTTTTATGTACCCGCCGGAAAGGATATAGCTTTACAAAGCAGCGACAATAAGCAGGGCAGAATGAATGAGGCAGTTCCTCAAGACCTTCAAAATGAAGTTATAAATTCTTTACAAAAACAACAAGAAGAAATTTATGAAGGCTATTCGAAATTGCTTGATAAAAATATTGCGAGAGAGCTTGCCAGAATAAACCTCCCCCTTTCCACTTATACCGAATGGTATTGGCAAATAGACTTGCATAATCTTTTTCATTTTTTGCGGCTGCGTATGGATGCTCATGCACAAAAAGAAATCAGAGACTATGCCGAAGTGATGTTCGAGATTTGTAAAACCGTAACCCCCCTTGCCTGTGCTTCTTTTGAGCGGCACGAAAAAAACGGCGTAAACTTTTCGACAGAAGAACTCGAAGCTATCCGTAATTTGATAGCCGGAAAAGACAGCGGCTTAGAAGGAAAAGAGCTTGAACGGCTTAACGAAAAACTTAAAAGCGGAAGACAAATATAA
- a CDS encoding TrkH family potassium uptake protein, which yields MRKRDNFVFAAFALSLILLFLQQFYFKNTPASIIHAIDILILLFVISETFFAVRQEKYIRKYFQNNLVDFLAVLIFALTFIIFKIQIGFKNISEELSIVFDIFKNIFLFGKIIRLISKRAGLTAKIISNPARTLIISFFMVIIIGSFLLMLPAASAKGSPLNFLTALFTSASAVCVTGLSVIDVSSELTIAGKFILIVLIQVGGLGIMVFSFFGMLAFRKKMTVSEKLTISYMVSEDDMSNLFKTLRVIVLSTFFIEALSAVFLFIGFSRILGFNLKTLGFALFHAISAFCNAGFALFSNNLESFTSDIIISLTIGLTIILGGISFAVIYDVLAKVKTDIKNKFLKKKKTDYLISVNTKMILSLTVFILFISFALFYLLEHRNTMKDMSLGTQYLASLFQAITLRTAGFSTVSFLNLTNASLLFMIFIMFMGGAAGSTAGGIKLNTIAVVFAFFKSFLKNQKTVVIKNVSVPEEQVKKAFLIFGFGLAAISVGIFLLTITETLPFLALLFETVSAFATVGLSTGITSALSPAGKIVIIILMFIGRVGPLTFLTAAGKKQKNDDIEYPYGNIAIG from the coding sequence ATGAGAAAGCGTGATAATTTTGTCTTTGCGGCTTTCGCTTTAAGCCTTATACTTTTATTCTTGCAGCAATTTTATTTTAAAAACACGCCTGCAAGTATTATCCATGCAATAGATATTTTAATTCTTCTATTCGTTATTTCAGAAACTTTTTTTGCCGTCCGTCAGGAAAAGTATATACGTAAATACTTTCAAAATAATCTTGTAGATTTTTTAGCCGTACTTATTTTTGCCTTAACTTTTATTATCTTTAAAATACAAATAGGTTTTAAAAATATTTCTGAAGAGTTAAGTATTGTTTTTGATATTTTTAAAAATATCTTTTTATTTGGAAAAATAATTAGATTGATAAGCAAGCGGGCAGGATTAACTGCAAAAATTATTTCAAACCCTGCCCGTACTTTGATTATTTCATTTTTTATGGTAATAATCATCGGCAGTTTTTTACTTATGCTTCCTGCAGCATCTGCAAAGGGCTCTCCCTTAAATTTTTTAACGGCACTTTTTACATCTGCTTCTGCCGTATGCGTTACGGGTTTAAGTGTTATAGATGTTTCTTCCGAACTTACCATAGCAGGAAAATTTATTCTGATTGTTTTAATTCAAGTCGGAGGACTGGGCATAATGGTTTTTTCATTCTTCGGAATGCTTGCCTTCCGAAAAAAAATGACGGTCAGTGAAAAGCTCACAATTTCTTATATGGTCAGTGAAGATGACATGTCAAACCTTTTTAAAACATTAAGAGTTATCGTTTTATCTACATTCTTTATAGAAGCCCTAAGTGCAGTATTTTTATTTATAGGGTTTTCACGTATTTTAGGTTTCAATCTTAAAACCTTGGGTTTTGCATTATTTCATGCAATATCTGCATTTTGTAATGCAGGCTTTGCTCTTTTTTCAAACAACTTGGAATCTTTTACCTCCGATATTATTATCAGTTTAACAATAGGCCTTACCATAATTTTAGGCGGAATAAGTTTTGCAGTTATTTATGATGTTTTAGCTAAGGTCAAGACAGATATAAAAAATAAATTTTTAAAGAAAAAAAAGACCGATTATTTAATTTCGGTAAATACAAAAATGATTTTAAGCCTTACGGTTTTTATTCTTTTTATTTCTTTTGCTCTTTTTTATTTACTTGAACATCGTAATACTATGAAAGATATGTCTTTAGGAACTCAATACCTTGCAAGTTTATTTCAGGCTATAACATTGCGTACCGCAGGTTTTTCTACGGTTTCCTTCCTTAATTTGACAAATGCAAGCTTGCTTTTTATGATATTCATAATGTTCATGGGAGGAGCTGCAGGAAGTACGGCCGGAGGAATAAAGCTGAACACAATTGCGGTGGTCTTTGCTTTTTTTAAATCTTTTTTAAAAAATCAAAAAACTGTTGTAATTAAAAATGTTTCGGTGCCTGAAGAACAAGTAAAAAAAGCTTTTTTAATTTTCGGTTTCGGACTTGCGGCAATTTCAGTTGGAATTTTTTTATTAACAATTACCGAAACCCTTCCTTTTTTAGCATTATTGTTTGAAACCGTTTCGGCCTTTGCAACCGTGGGTCTTTCTACAGGAATAACGTCAGCTCTTTCACCGGCCGGTAAAATAGTAATAATAATCTTAATGTTTATTGGAAGGGTCGGCCCCTTAACTTTTTTAACTGCGGCCGGTAAAAAACAAAAAAATGATGATATAGAATATCCTTATGGAAATATAGCAATAGGATAA
- a CDS encoding potassium channel family protein: METNKNFAVIGLGEFGSRICEVLVDGGASVVAFDHDIQAVERIKKIVPAAMLVETTNEEALLKAPLDDVEVAIVAIGNNIEASVLTTTLLKQRDIPYVLARAVSPLHATVLRRVGANEVLNIEISAATRIARRLISPDVMDSIAVTKDFSIREIIVPKFFIGKTVGSVALKEKFNITLIALVRMALDIDSVGNPVKQEVMHYPEDDFELREGDKLFLIGSNIKLEEFRNM; encoded by the coding sequence ATGGAAACAAATAAAAACTTTGCAGTCATAGGTTTGGGAGAATTCGGTTCAAGGATTTGTGAAGTTCTTGTAGACGGAGGTGCTTCAGTGGTTGCCTTCGATCATGATATTCAAGCCGTCGAAAGAATAAAAAAAATCGTTCCGGCAGCAATGCTTGTAGAAACTACAAATGAAGAAGCTCTTTTAAAAGCCCCTTTGGATGATGTAGAAGTCGCCATAGTCGCCATCGGCAATAATATAGAAGCAAGCGTTTTAACAACTACTCTTTTAAAGCAAAGAGATATTCCCTATGTTTTAGCGCGTGCCGTTTCACCTCTTCATGCAACAGTTCTACGAAGGGTAGGAGCAAACGAAGTTTTAAATATTGAAATATCAGCAGCAACAAGAATTGCGAGGCGGCTTATTTCTCCCGATGTAATGGACTCAATTGCAGTTACAAAAGATTTTTCGATAAGAGAAATCATTGTGCCGAAATTTTTTATAGGAAAAACAGTCGGTTCCGTTGCTCTAAAAGAAAAATTCAATATTACTTTGATTGCTCTTGTTAGAATGGCTTTGGATATAGATTCTGTCGGTAATCCTGTCAAACAGGAGGTTATGCACTATCCGGAAGATGATTTTGAGTTGAGAGAGGGCGATAAACTTTTTTTGATAGGCTCAAATATAAAACTTGAAGAATTTAGAAATATGTAA